Genomic segment of Cytobacillus suaedae:
AGCATGTCCGTTTATGACATCACCACGAGGAATTAATTGATCATCCTTATATGTTATTGGGTTAAGAACTTCTTCTTCGCCTTGCTTAAATGCTTTTACATCCCATTCTCCGTAGGAAATACCTTCAGTTCCCCAAAAATGCCACATCCACTTTTGTCCATTGTCTGTAATTGTTTTAGAACCAATTATTCCAATACTTCCTTCTTTCCCAAACATTTCACCATAATCAGTAGTAAAATTTGGACTATTATCCTGCCATTTTTCTTCCTTAATTGTTTCTACTGATTTACAAGCGGACATAACACAAAAAAAACAAAGCAAAA
This window contains:
- a CDS encoding DUF4871 domain-containing protein; this translates as MSACKSVETIKEEKWQDNSPNFTTDYGEMFGKEGSIGIIGSKTITDNGQKWMWHFWGTEGISYGEWDVKAFKQGEEEVLNPITYKDDQLIPRGDVINGHARSTVLFPSSGIWKLKVYIDREYFDEIIVEINQE